One genomic region from Tigriopus californicus strain San Diego chromosome 4, Tcal_SD_v2.1, whole genome shotgun sequence encodes:
- the LOC131879786 gene encoding uncharacterized protein LOC131879786 isoform X1, translating to MDQGPRSAFHQSVFRPSLFTSALPMFTCIHTHSRMRIALRRSFVFMLQVIIDINLQIAIFRDLLIHVGTAKDSAELREKIRRVRRQCVEACKQTNTQLLPQIKSALSEGTILDNHQLICLYMLSQLLERELDKCLRLVVAIPMDMSSIYDNKPTAHGLGSVLSQIVICKSMKPDFNVEERISIEKDRREICQIINEMAECLPKEDPEKARNGLTNADANKRTWIFKRKRKSSSVNTRSLASRGCALNGMSSSFCCLCSHSPSMV from the exons ATGGATCAAGGTCCGCGTTCGGCCTTTCATCAGTCAGTGTTCCGCCCTTCATTGTTTACCTCGGCTCTGCCTATGTTCACTTGCATACATACACATTCGCGTATGAGGATAGCACTCAGACGTTCATTCGTCTTCATGTTACAGGTGATCATTGACATCAATCTGCAGATTGCCATCTTCCGGGATCTCCTCATTCACGTGGGCACGGCCAAAGACTCGGCCGAGCTTCGCGAAAAAATTCGCAGAGTCCGTCGCCAATGCGTTGAAGCCTGCAAACAGACCAATACACAACTTCTTCCACAAATAAAAAG TGCTTTATCGGAGGGAACCATTCTGGACAACCATCAACTGATCTGCCTTTACATGCTGAGTCAGCTTTTGGAACGAGAGCTGGACAAATGTCTCCGATTAGTGGTGGCCATTCCAATGGACATGAGCTCCATATATG ATAACAAACCAACGGCGCATGGCTTAGGCTCGGTTTTGTCACAGATTGTCATTTGTAAGTCCATGAAGCCGGATTTTAATGTGGAGGAGCGGATCAGTATTGAAAAGGATCGCCGTGAGATTTGCCAAATCATCAATGAAATGGCCGAATGCCTCCCCAAAGAGGACCCTGAAAAGG CTCGAAATGGCCTTACTAACGCGGATGCCAATAAGCGGACGTGGATTTTCAAGCGAAAACGAAAGTCCAGCTCTGTCAACACCAGAAGTTTGGCCTCTCGAGGATGCGCCTTGAATGGCATGTCCTCGTCGTTTTGTTGTCTCTGCTCGCATTCACCTAGTATGGTATAA